The following is a genomic window from Salarias fasciatus chromosome 10, fSalaFa1.1, whole genome shotgun sequence.
TCGCcattgtatttctttttccttcctaaATGTCACTTTCATATACCCTGATTTCTGCTGGCTGAGCCACCTTTTTcttatgtttatttttgtcattttatgaGCTCTAACTTGACTTTCTTGTGTCTTTGCAGCTGctagctgtgtgtttgttgtctgAGGGCCAGAAGCTTTATTTACACTGGAGTCACAAGGTAACTcagaaaggttttctttttttttaacaaacatctTGAAGTCAAGATAAACATGTGAAGCTTTGCTCTCTGTTGTCAGCTGCCCTGGCTTGCATGTTGAGTGATGAAATTGCAGAGAAAATGACCTTTATAGCAGATGATTACTGTGTGAACACAGAAAGAGCTTTGTGGTGGTGAGAAATGATCTCTGTatcgtctcctcctgctgctcagaccTCGCCCACGCAGCTTTGTTTGCATTGCAAAAGTAATCTCAACACAAATAGTAACTCACTCGAATGTTTAGTTTTCAATTCTAGTATTTcttcacatgattttttttttcatttctttgtttttttatcacgACGATGCTGAATTTTAACaacttaatgaaaaaaaaaaaaaaaaatctgaagtctTGATGTAAATGTTCCACCGAGGTTTTCCacctcagtgtgtttcctcatgtGTTCCACTTTGCTGAGACCGGGATTCGTTCCACTTCTCGTCAGATCGGGATCGTGGTGAGCTTGACGTTTGCCGTGGCGGCCACCGCCGTCCTGTCGGACCTGTGGAGTAAAGAGTGGaccaccctgctgctctccttccAGGTGACGCTTCCCCTCCGCTCCGCCGGCCCTCCTCTGCGCTCGGTTTCCTCTCCTGACGTCTGATGTCCCCGGTCTTGTTTTCCGTCCCGACCAGGTGACGGCACCTTATTTGCACGTGGGCGGAGTCTTACTGATGACGTCGCTGTCTTGGCCCATAGCTTTGCATTTCTTCCGTATGAGAAGTAAAGGtgaagaacatttttcaaactgTCTTACTTTAATTTTAAAAGGAGCTCTAGATCCAATATTAAGGTTACATTACATTAAGTTAAATTTTTTGACAATTAAACATccataaaattaaataaattcagtttAGTGGTAACAATTGcagctgttcctggtctttGATGGATGgctgccctgtgtgtgtttcagtcaggCGTGGCCTCATCGTCGGGGTGTACCTGGTCATCCTGTCCGCCCTCTACTTGGTGCCCCTCGGCTTGTATTCGCCGTGTATAAAGAAAGATGGCGCCCTGGGCTCGGCGCCGGCTCTCATTGGCCACAGAGGAGCGCCGATGGTGAGCACAGGGCACTGCAGAAACAGTTTTCTCAAAAATGAGTTACActtctgatgaaaacacattttgcttTAAGATGCAGGCTCCTTACAACAAGCACATTCTCACATCTGATAATCCAGAATGACATAATCTGCGTGTTGAacttccattttgtttttgctccaaacaaaagacaaaatctCACAATCTGATTTATTTCCATGAGTACAGTACCTCCTGAATGATCTCTGCTAACACCCTTCCTGTCAGTCCTATTTGGAGCCACAGGACAATTCCCTCTATTCTCTGCAGTGTTTGGAAGACTCGAAAATATTAACATGTGTTTTCCATAAAAGGGGACTGATGCCCCGAGCATGAACCCTCTGCAGCTGCATCCACACTGTGCTCGTGTCTTCACAGTGTTTATCATTTCACTGCAGCTTGCTCCAGAAAACACTCTGATGTCTTTTGAGAGGGCGGTGGAAGCCGGGAGTGACGGACTGGAGACGGACGTCACCATCAGGTCAGTCggcaggaaaacaaaggaaaagtattttaaaggtaaataaacaataaacagaaagaTGATTGTACTGTTGCAGTCTGGATGGCGTGCCCTTCCTGATGCACGACTACACCCTGCGCCGCACCACCAATGTCGACCAGGTTTTCCCCAACCGCAGCGATACCCCGGCCGCCATGTTCACCTGGACCGAGCTGGAGAGCCTGAACGCCGGATCCTGGTTCCTTGCTGTGAGTCCGCCTTGGTTCCCACAGCACCACACGACAGTGACAGCTGgtgacagtttgtgttttctgcttgtGGTTTGGTGATAATATTCACCTCCCTGAGTTCCGAATGTTCCATGCTGTGATacgattcattcattcagagtTTGCTGATGCGTGGATCAACTCCTGCAGCTGACTTTAATGTTAAATCTGCATTACTGAGTCAGTTTCTCTTCACAGCTGTGCATTAGCCCGTTCCATTCAGCATGAGCGTCACATCAAGCCTGCAGGTTTCATCACAGCATTAATGAGGTGTTGACGTTCGCTTCTTCCAGCACGATCCGTTCGGCACGGCCGGCTCTCTGAGCGAGGGGGACAAGCAGCAGGCCGGAAACCAGTcggtctgcagcctgcaggaatTCCTGCAGCtggcagctcacacacacaagctggtGATCTTTGACCTCTACCGGCCGCCCAGGGGTCACCCGTACAGAGACACCTGGATCCACCGCACGCTGGAGGTCATCCAGAACGAGTCGTCCATTCACTCCTCACAGGTGAGGAAGGAGTCAGAGGAGTTCGCTTCAGGAGAACTTCCACTTGTGTCTCATCGTTTCCGCAGCTAAATAAACCAGGATGATTgggttgattaaaaaaaagaaaatccaggaTACATTAATTTGTAATGGTATTTCACTAATTAATTCTCAAAATAGTTTAATTTTCTGGCAACATTTTCCATTTGAAATATGATTAAACATTCATTCtacatgtttttaatgtatctTCTTTCTTGTTACAACTATATGTAATACCTGATCTCAATTCAAGTTGAATCACAACAGCAGGACAACCCAGTCCTAAgtaatatgtatatttttactttttgtttcagaaacttAAAACGtgatttttatatatttatttagttaAATACATCAATACATTTTACATCACTGCTAAATTATTAccatttttcttaatttttggttaaaaaacaaagaaagtacAAATAGGTACCGAGTAAATGTATCTAATTTCTGCTTACTTTTGAATTAACTACATTTCCCTAAACTGTCTCTTTGTTTGAAGCCTTgctcagctgtttgtgtcctctcaTCAGGTGCTGTggctgcctccagacctccggtctctggtccaggAGCTGGATCCTGAGCTCCAGCAGACTTCAGGGGGCCGGCTCCCCCTAGAGGAGCTCCAGAGTAACCACATCGTCAAACTGAACCTGCACTACAGCTCCATGTCCACAGAGCTGGTCAGGTGTGTGGAAACCTTTTGCTTTACTGATCCAGAAACATCGTGATCACGTGAAGCACTGAGTGTCAGACCTGAGCGGATGTTCCCGGTTTCTCCTCGCGTGTGCAGGGAGTATGCTGCCGTGAATATCACCACCAACCTGTACGTGATCAGCCAGCCGTGGCTCTACTCGCTGGCCTGGTGCACTGGAGTCCACTCGGTCACCACCAACGCGCCTCAGCTCCTCGCCAGCATGCGCTCCCCCCACTTCCTCATGGTATCATCAGCAAGAGAGCGTCTTTTGTTGTCATGTTTTGGGACTGCGGGATCAAATTTGAGTATAAGTTGGGAAAAAGTCTGACATTTAACATTTGAAAAacaattttctttcttctcagaCTCCAGATGAATATAAGCTGATGTGGATCCTCACCGATGTCTTGTCCTTTGTGCTGATCCTCATCATCTTTTTATTTCACTGGTAAATCACACACTGAAGGAGCATTTCACAAACCAAACCTACTCCAGCTTTAAACTGTGGGAAACTTAATACTCAAATCACTAAAGAGAGAAACTGGAGAGGGTAACATTCCCTGAGAATGGAAATGGACGTCATCTCACCTCCACAGATTAAATTTATTTGCATTTGCGTGTTGCTCAGGTGGCGGGAGCGAGGACTGGCCTTCTGCTCGGGCAGCAAAATCCTGCTGGAAAACGGGACTTACAGTAAATTCAGAACAGGTAACTTAAGCAGTGCATGTGTATCTGCACAATACTCTGACAATTCATctaaaaatatagatattttatTGTAAGCGGACAAAGAAATTTGCATCCCTGAAGCTGCATTATAAGCAAATTAATCATCCATAATGAATAAATCAAGGGTGGATAAGATTTATTGCACATTGTGTCCATGGCTTTCACGTGTTTTATCCTGTATTTCGTCCCTCACAGAGATGAGTGACATCTGGTCCGTCTCCAGCGCCAACTCGCCTACGGAGACGGCGCCCAACCTGGCGACCGTGAGCGAGCACTGACAACACAACGCCTCCCACCTCCGCCCAACACTGCCAACTCGCGAGACCTCAGTGAAACACTTTCTGCACCTTTATGAAATAAAGCGAGTCGAACAGCTGCTTGCTTGTTTTCGTCTGGATCCCGATTTCCCCGTTTGACACAGAACTCAGAGATTTATTGATGCTTATCTAAAAACATAAgattttctgtttctatttctaCTTTTTGtacattattttaaatatagATGTTTAggtagcagttttttttctgaatttttttcaaatgtgactAATTCCATGATTTACACACAAAAGTGtcacaaagaaaagacaaagattagatttatgggtttttttgtttcgGCATCCTGCTTTTacacttaaaagaaaaaaacaaaccgtaaacaaacaaacaaacagtattCTTTGCAAAATGTCATTTATTCACCTCTACACAGAAGATCACGTCATGGATGAAACAACCCTTCACAAAcatgccagaaaaaaaaaaaaaaaagtattgtgaTTACGACTTGACGCTGAAAGATTAACGCTAGCTTTTTGTATACTTAGAAAAGAACGACCACGAACGAGGGGGATAAAGCGATTCACCAGCTACGTCACATAAACAGAGCTACAACTCAAAACAAATGCAATGCTTGAACGCTGTGGCACACATATGGGCTGTTGGCTCGCGCGTGCACGGCTCAGTGcaacagtagaaaaaaaaaaaagagaaatccgTTATTGGCATTTCAAATCCAGATTTTCCCCGTCAGCATCACCGCAGAGCCTTCGCCATGAGTCCAAGTATCACTGGGTAAATTGGCAAATGCTAACCAACTGATAAAGCGGATGGGTCATTCCACGTTTGTTCTGtgcgatttaaaaaaaaaaaaaggtcatgcAGGTTGGTCAAACCTGGAGGAAGAGAGAACTTAAATAATGAAGCTTCAGCTACTTACAAATAAGAACAAACATGcacaaggaaacaaaaaagtgaGTCCTAAAAGTTAAAACAGCACAGAGATGATAAACTGATAATAAAGAAATGATACACGTcttgatttttttgggggggggggggggggaaatgtcTCTTAAAGGCAAAAGGTGAGTTTTAAGACAGGGCCGAcaaacagtaacagtaacatgAGTGCACGTGGTTTCAGGATGGAGCCGGGACGGTCGGCGAGCTTCCAGCTGTCCGTCACTTGCTGTTGCCCCGGGAGCTTCGCTGTTTGGTCATCGTGGTCAGCATCTGGCTGATGTAAGAGGTCAGGAGGTCGTCCATTTTATAGCCCTGAGGGACGAGCACAGCTTGACTGTTTtaggtgtttttttaatgatgcaCATGCAAAGGTATTTTAAAGTTTCTCTGTGACTATTAAAGTGTTGTTTCATATGTGAAAGCTTCAAATATGCCACTAAACTGCTGATGTGTCACTCTTAATAAGGTATTAATGAACAGAATGATTTGAAAGATACAACTAATTAGTGGTTTGTGAGATGGTGATTACTAGTTGATTTTTAGATTCTGTCATCTCAAAACCCGTAAAATAAGGACAACAAAAGCTTCATTACGTCAGAAACAACATGCTGTAATCAGACTCTGCAGATTTCTGGTGTCTGCGATCGCAGCTGTAGAACAGAACTGAACTGCTGTATCTGATTCTACGCTGTGCAAATGTGTCATTTTCTCTACTGAAATCGTATGTTGATGTACTTAAGCTGTGTCGAGGCTTCAGTCACTCACCAGGGCGGTCTCGCAGAGCAGCTTGCTGCCTCGGACCAGGTTCCCGATGGTGATGTGGAAGTAGGTGTTGCCGCTGCTCCAGTTGGAGATTTTGGTGAAGGGGTGAGTGGTGAGGATGTCCTGCGGAGAGTTTCCCCATATACACCTTAACGCTAAGTCACTTCTTGGTTAAACAAGTGTTTTCACGGAGCGGCCGTAAACCCACCTTGGTCTTGGGATCAATCAGACTGACTCCATGTTTGTTGATGGCGATCAGAAGGGTTTCTGGGTAATTTGGATCAGTTGTttgctggaaacagaaacagaccaGAATGTTAAGATGATTTTTATTGAACTGCTTTATGAAGTTTGAAAAGTAAATAGTTTTAGTTAGAAACTACATTTTAACTGTAATGTTTTCCAAACATGGTTTGCTAAATTGCGTGCTCACACAGCAGATTGTGAATGTATGTTAGTTTTATAAAAACTCCTCACCTTGACTTCAAAGAAGGCCGAGCCGAACGTGGGCCATTTGTTAATGATTTTCAGGAAGGAGAGTTTGGCTTCTTCACGAGTTTTTCCTGAGTGCTTATTGAACAGCGTCATGATGgactgagagggaaaaacatGCTTCACACAACTCGTAACATcacaaaatacagtttttgagcaactgagactttttttttttcatacacagGCTTAAAAATGGATTCTCACCCTTTTCCAGTCGTCGGGCGACAGATGTCTGATCTGGTCCTGAGGAACGAGCTCCTTCAGGACCTTAGAAATATTGTGGAAGTGAGATTTGTCCTCCTCGAACTTCACCCTGTAGATCAGCGCCGCCAGCTGGTGCACCTCCTCCTTGGAACACTTGT
Proteins encoded in this region:
- the gdpd4b gene encoding glycerophosphodiester phosphodiesterase domain-containing protein 5, with the translated sequence MASALPRRLQGLRAKLLRRHEHQPLVWCLLGLYGCRWRRQERSGGTQPGDCCCNKLEGVSFAVLVAAFCLTLLFLYFWGQAKNDYNDFDWFNFGNLGFWFPWSVVLLVIAIAFFTYVTVLMLLAVCLLSEGQKLYLHWSHKIGIVVSLTFAVAATAVLSDLWSKEWTTLLLSFQVTAPYLHVGGVLLMTSLSWPIALHFFRMRSKVRRGLIVGVYLVILSALYLVPLGLYSPCIKKDGALGSAPALIGHRGAPMLAPENTLMSFERAVEAGSDGLETDVTISLDGVPFLMHDYTLRRTTNVDQVFPNRSDTPAAMFTWTELESLNAGSWFLAHDPFGTAGSLSEGDKQQAGNQSVCSLQEFLQLAAHTHKLVIFDLYRPPRGHPYRDTWIHRTLEVIQNESSIHSSQVLWLPPDLRSLVQELDPELQQTSGGRLPLEELQSNHIVKLNLHYSSMSTELVREYAAVNITTNLYVISQPWLYSLAWCTGVHSVTTNAPQLLASMRSPHFLMTPDEYKLMWILTDVLSFVLILIIFLFHWWRERGLAFCSGSKILLENGTYSKFRTEMSDIWSVSSANSPTETAPNLATVSEH